One Nocardiopsis gilva YIM 90087 genomic window, CAGGGTGGTTTCGTGCACGCTCTCCCGCCCCTGGACGTAGACGACCCGCTCGCCATCCGCCGACCAGCTCGGCTCGGCCTCGTCGACGTCGCTGTCGGTGAGCGCGGACAGCTTCTCCGATTCGAGGTCGTAGAGCCAGATGCCGTACCCGTTCCCCCGGTCGCTGGCCAGGGCGATCGTCCGGCCGTCGGGGGAGAACCGCGGTTCTCGGTGGTCGTGCGGGCCGTCGGTCAGCCGGCGCGGCTCGCCCCCGGCCATGTCGATGACGTGGATGTGGAAGTTGCCCTCGGCGTAGGCCTGGAAGGCGATGCTCGCGGAGTCGGGCGCGAAGTGCGGGCGCGTGGCGTCGACGAGGGGACCGGTGAGGCGGCGCGCCGCGCCTCCGCCCGCCGGTGCGACCCAGATCGAGGTGTAGAGGTCGAACACGATCCATTTCCCGTCGGGGGAGGCCGTGGCCGAGATGTTGGTGCCCTCGGTGACGGTCACGCCCGGCCCGTCACCGCCCGGATCGGCCCGCGCCTCGGGCGTGGTGGCCAGTGAGGGGCCGAGCAGCCAGACGGTGCCGCCAGCCAGTGCGACGCGCCCGGTCGCGGCGAAGAGTTCTCGGCGGTCGAGGGAGGGTGTGGCGGCGTGGTCCGGGAGGGGTGTGGGGGAGTCGGGGGTGAGGGGGGATGATGGGAAACGGCTCATTCCAGGCTCCGGCTGTCGCTTGGTGACCGAGTGTTGTGCGGAGGCAACTCTCCTCCACGTCCCCTGGGGAATCAAGGCTCTCGGAAACCGCGCATGTCACGGAGCCGCGGTGCGATGAAAGGTGACCAGTGGCTTCTGTCGTGAAGTTCAACGTACTGACCGTTCCCGAGGGCGCCGGGGCGACGCTGGAGGAGCGGTTCGCCAACCGGGCCGGGCTCGTCGAGGGGCAGCCCGGCTTCGAGGAGTTCCAGCTGCTCCGCCCGGTCGAGGGGACCGACCGCTACATCGTCTACACGCGGTGGAAGGACGAGGAGTCCTACCAGAACTGGCTGCAGAGCCGGGCGTTCCAGCACGGCCATGCCGAGGCCGCCGCCGAGGCCGAGAAGTCCGGCCACGGCCATGGGCACGGCCACGGCCAGGGAGGTCTGGCCGCGATCGACAGCGAGCAGTGGGGGTTCGAGGTCGTCCAGCACGTCACGGCCGCGGGGTGATCGAGGGTCATCGGCGCGGGTCGGATCCCAACGGTCTTCTGACCCGCGCCTGACCGTCGCGATGCTCGCTGTAGGCCCGGTTTCTGGAATCCTGGAGGGACGTTCGCCACCACCCCAGGAAGGTCCGCTCCTTGTCCAGGCCCGAATCGGATGCAGCACGCGAAAGAACCGCGGGGAGACACCGTCGCGGCCGGTACCGGCTCGAGCTCATCCTTGGCCTGGCCGCCGTCGCGGCGGGCGTCAGCCTCATCGTCATCGACGACCGCACCTCCGGCCACGAGGACGGCGTCGAGACCACGGCGTCGACCCCGGCCGCTCCCTCCCCCTCAGCGGGCACCGACGGGTCCCCCGGGGAACGCCGGGCGGCCGCGGACGACGGCGCTGAGGACAGCGGGGAGGACGAGGACGCCCCGGTTCTGCTCCGCTCGGTGGAGGACGAGGTCAAGGACGCCAGCGGCGACCTCAAGGTCGTTCCGGGAACGAGCGACGTCGCGGGCAAAGGGCCGCTCAAGCGCTACATGGTCGAGGTCGAGAAGGGCCTTCCCGGTGACCCCGAGGACTTCGCCGCCGCCGTCGATCAGGTCCTCAGCGACAAGCGCAGCTGGATCGCCGACGGCGCCGTGTCGATGCAACGGGTGGACTCCGGCCCGGTCGATTTCCGTGTCACGCTCGCCGCACCCGACACCGTCGACTCCCTGTGCGCCCCGCTGCGGACCATGGGCTACGTCTCCTGCCACCAGGGCGAGCGCTCGGTCATCAACCAGAACCGCTGGGTCAGCGGCGTCAAGCACTTCGACGACGACCTGGAGACCTACCGCACCTACGTGATCAACCACGAGGTCGGGCATGCGCTCGGCAAGGGCCACGTCCCCTGCCCCGGCCGCGGTGAGACCGCTCCGGTCATGCAGCAGCAGACCTTCGGCTTGGACGGGTGCGAGGCCAACGGCTGGCCGAACCCGTAGCCGCTTCGGGGACGCGGGGGCCTGGGCCGCCTCCGGCGTGGCCTCTCCCCCGACGGGCATTTCATCGCGGGTTGGATGAATTTGGGAATGTTGAATATTGCCCGAGTTCAATTTTGACGATCGCGGCAGTGAATAGCGCGAATCTCCGCCATGACTACGGTATTGAGCTGGGTATTTCCATTCTTTGTAGAATCATGAACCTCGATTGCAGGTAGCATTAAAATGCGATGATCGCAATATTGGACGAAGGATTTCGTGGCCGCTTTCGGCCACCCCAACGCATTTTCTGATCTTGTTACTACTGCTTTACTCTACGAAGTCGAGTCGTCACCCTCCCCTCCGGAAGGGCCCCATAGGACGGCGCCGGGAGCGGCCGGCCGCCGCACGGGCCCCGCGCCGGCCGTGCCGTCGGGACCCGGCACGGCCGGCGCCATCTTCGTTTCGGGCGCTCCCCACCGACCGCGCGGCGTGCGGACGGTCCCGCACGCTACGGCTGCGCGTAGCCCTGCCGGAGGAGCCCGTAGGTCACGGCGCTCTCCAGAGCGATCCAGGAGGCGTCGATGACATTCTCGCCGACACCGACCGTGGTCCACTCGCCCTTGCCGTCGCTGGACTCGATCAGCACGCGGGTGACGGCGTGGGTGCCGGTGGCGCCTTCCAGGATGCGGACCTTGTAGTCGACGAGTTCGAGTGCGGCCAGCGCGGCGTACACGCCCTCCAGGGCCGAGCGCAGGGCGCGGTCCAGGGCGTTGACCGGTCCGTTGCCCTCGCCGGTGGCGATCACCCGTTCACCCTTGACGTGGAGTTTCACGGTGGCCTCGCTGACGCTTCCACCGTCGGCCCGCCGCTCGCTGATGGTCCGCCAGGACTCCACCTCGAAGTAGCGCACCGGGCGGCCCAGCTCCTCGCGCAGGAGCAGTTCCAGGGAGGCGTCGGCGGCCTCGAAGCTGTAGCCGGACCTCTCCATCGCCTTCACCCGCTCGACCACGCGCCCGAGCACCTCGCGGTCGCCGCCGAGGTCCACGCCCAGTTCCCTGGCCTTGAGCTCGATGGAGGCGCGCCCCGCCATGTCGGAGACCAGCATCCGCATGTCGTTGCCGACCCGCGCCGGGTCGATGTGCTGGTAGAGGTCGGGGTCGACCTTGATCGCCGAGGCGTGCAGCCCGGCCTTGTGCGCGAACGCGGAGACCCCCACGTAGGGCTGGTGGGTGCCCGGGGAGATGTTGACGATCTCGGCGATGGCCTGGGAGACGCGGGTCATCTCGGGCAGGCACCCCTCCGGCAGCACCGCGCGGCCGTACTTCAGCTCCAGCGCCGGGACCACGGAGAACAGGTTGGCGTTGCCCACCCGCTCGCCGTAGCCGTTGGCGGTGCACTGCACGTGCGTGGCGCCCGCGTCGACGGCGGCCAGCGTGTTGGCGACGGCGCAGCCGCTGTCGTCCTGGGCGTGGATGCCGAGCCGCGCGCCGGTGCGCTCGGCCACATCGGTGACGATCCGGGTGATGTCGGCCGGCAGCATCCCGCCGTTGGTGTCGCAGAGCACGACCACATCGGCCCCGGCCTCGGCGGCGGTGCGCACGACGCTGGCGGCGTACTGGGGGTCGTGGTTGTAGCCGTCGAAGAAGTGCTCGCAGTCCAGGAAGACCCGCCGCCCGTGCTCGCGCAGGTGGGCGACGGTGTCGGCGATCATCTCCAGGTTCTCGGCCAGCGTGGTGCGCAGGGCGCGCTCCACGTGCCGGCCGTCACTCTTGGCGACGAGAGTGACGACCGGCGCACCGGATTCGCGCAAAGCGGCGACCTGGGGGTCATCGGCCGCCCGCACACCCGGACGGCGGGTCGCGCCGAACGCGGTGAGTTGCGCGTGCTTCAGCGCCAGCTCTTGTGAAGCGCGCTGAAAGAACTCGGTGTCCTTGGGGTTCGCCCCGGGCCAGCCGCCCTCGATGAATCCCACGCCGAACTCGTCGAGCAGCTTCGCGACGGCCAGCTTGTCGGCGACGGTGAGGTTGACGCCTTCACGCTGGGCGCCGTCGCGCAGCGTCGTGTCGAAAACGTGGAAACTGTCGTCAGGCATGGGTCGAACTCCCGCGGGTGGATGTACGTCCTGGTCGTGGTGGCCCGCCCCCGCCAACAAAAAAGACCCCTCGTGGACACGAGAGGTCAGCGCGCTGGCGGGTCCGGGTCTAGCCAGCGCGCCTCGAAATAATGATCACCTGAGACGGCACGGGATCGAGTCTGCCACATGCCCCGCGAGGAACACGAGCTCATCCGGCGTTTGTCTCACAACATGAGACACAATTTTCTCAGTTCGGACGTTTCGCCCGCGTCGAGTACCCGGTGCGAACCGCCCGGCCCCGGACACACAAGGGCCGGTTCGGGGACGCCCCCGAACCGGCCCTGAACCTCGGCCCGAGACCGTCAGCCCATGGAACGGATCCATCCGTGAGTGTCCTCGCGCGTGCCGTACTGCAGCGCCACCAGCTCCTCGCGCAGGCGCATGGTGACCGGGCCGGGCGTGCCGTCACCGATCGTGAACTCGCCCTGGTTGCTCTTGACCGCGCCGACGGGGGTGATGACGGCGGCGGTGCCGCAGGCGAAGACCTCGGTCAGCTCACCGCTGGCCACGGCCTCCCGCCACTGGTCGGTGGAGATGCGGCCCTCCTCAGCGGGGATGCCCAGCTCGGGGGCGAGCTTGAGCAGCGAGTCGCGGGTGATCCCGGGCAGCAGCGTTCCGGTCAGGCCGGGCGTCATGATCCGGGCGTCGCCGCCGGAGCCGAAGACGAAGAACAGGTTCATGCCGCCCATCTCCTCGACCCAGCGGTGCTCGACGGCGTCGAGCCAGACACACTGGTCGCACCCCTTCTCCACGGCCTGCGCCTGGGCCAGGAAGCTGGCGGCGTAGTTCCCGGCGAACTTGGCGAAGCCGGTGCCGCCCGGGGCGGCGCGGGTGTAGTCCTCGCAGAACCAGACCGTCACCGGCTTGATTCCGCCCGCGAAGTACGGGCCCGACGGCGAGGCGATGAGCACGAACATGTAGCTGCGGGAGGGGTTGTTCACCCCCAGTCCGACGTCGGTCGCGAACATGAACGGACGCAGGTACAGGCTGCTGTCCTCTTGGGTGGGGATCCACGCGGCGTCCTGGCCGAGCAGGGTCTCGATCGCGCCGACGAACAGGTCCTCGGGCAGCTCCGGCATGGCCATCCGGGCCGCGCTGCGGTTGAACCGCGCCGCGTTGGCCTCGGGCCGGAAACACACGGCCCTGCCGTCAGGGTGCCGGTAGGCCTTCAGCCCCTCGAAAATCTCCTGGGCGTAGTGCAACGCCGCCGTCGCCGGATCCATCGACAGCGCGCCGTACGGCTCCAGCCGAGCGTCGTACCAGCCCTTGTCCTCGGTGTAGCGGATGGTGACCATGTGGTCGGTGAACACGTTGCCGAACCCGGGACTTTCTAGAAGCGCCGCTCGCTCCTGCGGGGTCTTCCGCTGGGTCGAGGGCTGAATCTCGAACGTCAACCCGCTTGTGGTGGTGCTGCTGTTCATGGGTGGTGTGGTCCTCTCGGGTACGTCGAACCGGCAGCACTGCCGGTCCAAGATCTAGTGTGACGGAAATGACGCGCCTGGGGCCATAACCTCACCTACCCGGGTCAGTCGCTCACGCGGGCTCGACCCGGGCATGCACCGCGAAAAGCAGCGGGCGCGCCTGTCGGCGCGCCCGCTGCTTGACACCGGTAGGGGGTCGAGGTCCCGGCCGCGCCACTGAGGAATCAGCAGGGCCGAGACCGCTGAGCTCAGCCCTGCTCGGCTACTCGCCGGGCGAGGTCGTCGCCGATCTGGGTGGTCGACCGGTCCCCGCCGTCCTTGGCGCGGGCCTCGAGGTCGTCGGCGACGGCGTTCTCGACCTGGCGCGCCGCGGCGCCGAGCCCGAGGTGGTCAAGCATGATCGCGGCCGAGAGCACGGTGGCGGTGGGGTCGGCCTTGGACTGGCCGGCGATGTCCGGGGCGGAGCCGTGCACCGGCTCGAACATGCTCGGGAAGGCGTTCTCCGGGTTGATGTTGCCGCTGGCCGCCAGGCCGATGCCCCCGGCGACGGCCGCGCCGAGGTCGGTGATGATGTCGCCGAAGAGGTTGTCGGTGACGACGACGTCGAAGCGCTGCGGCTGGGTCACGAAGAACATGGTGGCCGCGTCCACGTGGCAGTAGTCCACGGAGACCTGGGGGTAGTCCGCACCGACCTCGCGCACGACGCGCTGCCAGAGCTCACCGGCGAAGGTGAGGACGTTGTCCTTGTGCACGAGGGTGAGCTTCTTTCGGGGGCGCGCGGCGGCCTTCTCGAAGGCGTAGCGCACGACGCGCTCCACCCCGAAGCGGGTGTTGACGCTGTCCTGGGTGGCGATCTCGCCGGGCGTGCCCTTGCGCAGCACGCCGCCCATGCCGGCGTAGGGGCCCTCGGTACCCTCGCGGACGACGAGCATGTCGACGTCCTCGGGCGCGGCGTCGGCCAGCGGGCAGGTGACACCCGGGTAGAGCCGCACCGGGCGCAGGTTGACGTAGTGGGAGAAGTTGAACCGCAGCCGCAGCAGCAGGCCGCGCTCCAGGACGCCGCTGGGCACCGACGGGTCGCCGACCGCGCCGAGGAAGATCGCCTCGTGGCCGCGGAGTTCCTCCTCCACCGTGTCGGGCAGGGTCTCACCCGTGGCGTGCCAGCGTTTGGCGCCGAGCTCGTAGGTGGTGGTGTCGAAGGCGATGTCGTGCCTGGAGGCAACGGCGGAGAGGACCTTCAGCCCCTCGGCGACGACCTCGGGACCGATGCCGTCACCGGGGATGACGGCGAGCTTGACGGTGCGAGCAGCCATGGGAGAGCCAGCTTCTTCTTCGGCGGTGGTTGTCGTCTCACGCGGGTGGCGGATGGACGATGTCCACCCGCCACTCACCTCACTCGTCTCACATCATGGGACGAATGACATCAGCTGATGAGACAAGGGTAGCGAGCGCGGCGAGCGCATGTGCCCACTCCCCCCATTCCGCGACCGGCCCATGGGCCGCCCGACCGAATCAGTGGCCCGCGGGGCCACCGTTGTCGCGGCGGTCCAGAGCGGTCTGCACGGCCTCGGTCGCCTCGTCCTGGGCCGGAACGTCGGTGGTGTCGTACATGGTGGCGATCCTCTCGCTGAGAACGAGCAGGGAATCTGCTCGGAGCTTCTGAGACAGGAATCAGGAGTGCCGCGCATCGACGGTGAACGTGTCAGCGGATGCGGCACCCGGCTCGGCCGCAGATGTTCGCCCCCGGGTCAGCCGGGGCGGCCGTGAGCTCGGGAAAGGTCGCGCGTTCCGGTGGGATCGCCATACCGGATCGGCCGCCGCCAGAAGTGGTGACTACGTGCGCGGAAGCCTGGTGCGCCGGGCCGCTGCGGCGTCGTCGCCGCAGCGGCCGGTAACTCCTAGGACGACAGACTATCGGATGTCCAATTAATCGGCCAGAGGATCCGTACACCCAGGGGTCCCATCGGTCACGCTCCGCATCCCCATGCCCCGGCGCGCCCCCCGCGTCCCGACCCGTCACACCGCCGGCGCACCGCCCGAACCCGGGTTTTCGGCCGACCCCATCACGGCGGTTCTGCCTTTCGTTCCCCTGGTCGGCGACCCGGTAAGGACGATTTCTCCCCACTTGGTGTCGGGGCGCTCCGACGAATCCGCACCGCGTGCGTAGGCGCGTTTTCCGCGCTCAGCGCCCCGGGAATCGAGAGGGGCAGAACCGGGCCCGGGTTCGACCCCCAGCAACACACACGAGGAGTGACAGTGACCCCGACCCCGCAACGCGGATCCCCGAGAAGACCTGGGTGGAGGGTCGCCGTGAGCACGGCGACCGCCTCCGTCCTCGCCGCCGGGCTCGTCGGCGCCCCCGCCGAGGCCTCGGTCAGCGTCGACCTCGACACCGACGCCCCGCCGACAGCCGCGCTCGGCCCGCAGGACGCCCGGGCCCGCGCCGCCTTCAGCCCGGCCGGCTGCACCGGCCGGACCCACAGCCCGCACAAGTCCTCCGTTGCCCGGGGGACCGTCAGCGTCGTCGCCGACACCCGATGCCGGTGGTCCGTCCCCACCCTCGGGGTCGCGACCGTGCTCTACCGCTCGCGCTGGTACGGCTGGGAGGAGAGCGGGGCGAGCGGCATGAAGGAGCGTCGCACCAGTCGGTCCGTCAGGGCCAACGCGGGGTCCGCGAGCTGCGCCGACGACGCCCACGACTGGTTGGGATCCTCCTACCACGAGAGCGTCGAGGGCGGGACGTCCTTCGTCGGCCGGACCTCCAAACGCCGTAACGACATCACCTGTTGAGCCCGGCCCGACCAGGAAAGAGTGAGCCGCCGCCGTTGATCGGGAAAGAAGACGCCATGAGCATGCTCCGCCCGATCGCGGCGGTGGCCACCGCGGTCGCCCTTCTCGCCGCCTGCGACTCCGAACCGGCGGCATCGCCCGTGTCGTCGCCGTCAACGGAACCCGAATCCGAGGGCACCGGCGCGCGGATCGAGGCCGTCCCGCCTCCGGAGGACATTCCCCGCGCCTGGTGGGAGAGCGGCTCCGGTGCGGAGCGCGTACCCGGCGAGCGCGTCTATTCCTCCTGGTTCGTCGACGGCGAGCTGCAGGAGGCGACCGCCGAAGGCGTGGCCGACGACGTCCAGGCTCCGGCCACCGACAGGGTCACCATCGAACTGGCCACCGGCGTACCGCCGGTCCGGGTCGACCTGCTCCTCTACGACGAGCTCAGCGCGTCCGGCACCCCCACGGGGGTGATCGACGAGTACGAATGCGCGCTGACCGACACGGACCCCGGCGACGCCTCCACCGCCGAGCCCGGCGGTGACGACGCGGAGGGCGAGGCTGATTCCGACACCGACTGCTCCTACCGCACCGGCGACCACGTCGAGGTCGCCGCCGCGCTCCCACCGGAGACCCGTGTGGTCATCGTCAACGCCGGGTGGTACATCCCCAGCGAGGAGCGGGAGGCGAACAAGGAACCGTCGCCCGAGGTGTCGGCGTCGTGGGCGTTCGTGGTGGAGAAGGACGGCTGACCCCGCCCGGAGACGGACGCGGCGCCATCACCGGCAACCGCGCCACCGAGCATGCCCAGGCCGTCCCCTCCGCACCGGGCCGCCCCGCGGCGGACCGTGGGCACACCACACGCGGGGGCCGCCCGCGTCCACGGACGGCCCCTCGACGCTCGCTGCCCTGGTGCGGCCCTGCCGCCGCGCTTCCCGGGCGGCAGGGGTACGGCCGCTAGTCGAGCTCCACCTGGCGGGTGGTCTCGGCGTGGATCTCGGTGGAGATCGCGTCCAGGGTGACGTCGGGGATCGCGGAGTCGACGGTGAGCGTGATGAGCGCCTTGCCGCCCTGCTCATCCCGGCTGACCTGCATGCCCGCGATGTTCACCTGGGCGTCGCCGAGCAGCGCGCCGACCGTGCCGACGATGCCGGGGCGGTCGTCGTACAAGAAGAAGGCCATGTGCGCGCTGAGCGGGATCTCCATGCTGTAGTTGTTGATCTCGACCAGCTTCTCGGTCTGCCGGGGACCGGTCAGCGTGCCCGACACCGAGACCCGCTGACCGTCGGGCATGATCCCGCGCACGCGGATCAGGTTCCGCCAGTCGGAGTGGTCGTTGCTCGTCACCAGGTTGACCTCGACCCCGCGCTCCTTGGCCAAGAGCGGGGCGTTGACGAAGGTGACCGCGTCCTCGACGACGTCGCCGAAGGCGCCCTTGAGGGCGGCGAGCTCGACGACCTTGACGTCGTGCGCCGCGATCTCGCCGTGGACCTCCACGTCGATGCGCTCGGGGATCCCACCGGCCACGGCGGTGAAGATGCGGCCGAGCTTCTCGGTCAGCGGCAGGCCCGGCTTGACCTCCTCGGCCACGGTCCCGCCCTGCACGTTGACGGCGTCGGGCACGAAGTCGCCGGAGAGCGCGAGCTTGACCGAGCGCGCCACCTGGGTCCCGGCCTTCTCCTGGGCCTCCTCGGTGCTGGCACCCAGGTGCGGGGCGACGACCACGCTCTCGAACTCGAACAGCGGGCTGTCGGTGCACGGCTCCGAGGCCCACACGTCGATACCGGCCCCGGCGACGCGCCCCTCCTTGATAGCGCGGTACAGCGCGGCCTCGTCGAGGATGCCGCCGCGCGCGGCGTTGATGATCCGCACGCTCGGCTTGACCTTGTGCAGCGCCTCGTCGCCGATCAGGCCGAGGGTGTCCTTGTTCTTCGGCAGGTGGATGGTGATGAAGTCGCTCTGCTCCAGCACCTCGTCCAGGCTCAGCATCTCCACACCGATCTGGGCGGCGCGGGCCGGCTGCACGAAGGGGTCGTAGGCGACCAGCTTCATCCCGAACGCCGACAGACGCTGGGCCACCAGGGTGCCGATACGGCCGAGGCCGATGATGCCCAGCGTCTTGTCGTAGAGCTCGACGCCCTTGTACTTGGATCGCTTCCACTCGCCCTTGACCAGCGCGGTGTGCGCCGGGGCGGTGTTCCGGGAGCAGGCGAGCAGCAGGTTCACGGCCTGCTCGGCGGCGCTCACGATGTTGGAGGTGGGCGCGTTGACGACGAGCACACCGGCCTTGGTGGCGGCGTCGACGTCGACGTTGTCCAGACCGACACCGGCGCGCGCCACCACCTTGAGGTTGGGGGCGGCGGCCAGTGCCTCGGCGTCGACCTGGGTCGCGCTGCGCACGATCAGGGCGTCGACGTCGGCGAGGGCGGGCAGGAGCTCGGATCGGTCGGCGCCATTGGCGTGGCGGACCTCGAAGTCCCCCTCCAACAGAGCGATTCCAGCGGGCGAGAGTTCTTCCGCGACGAGTACGGAGGGTTTGGGCACAGCTTGATCCTTTTGTGGGTTGCGACGGGGCCGCACGGGTGCGGCCTTGGGCAAACTCCGCGCCTTGGCTAGGCGGGCCGCATGGCCGTCAAAAGTCTAGTCCGCAGGTCGGGAACCCGACAGGCGTGGGTGGCGGTACGGCGCGGACCGACCCCGGCGAACGCGTACGGCCCCGCTCCGCCCTGCCGTAAAGCCCCGGGAGCGACGGATCGCTCCCGGGGCCCACCGGTCGGAGACTACCCCTTGAGCCAGCTCATCAGCGGGCGCAGCTCGGCACCCACCTTCTCGATCTGCTCGTTCTGCTCGGCCTCGCGGCGCTTCTTGAAGGTCGGCTGCCCAGCGTCGAACTCGGCCATGAGCTCCTTGGCGTAGCTGCCGTCCTGGACCTCGCGGAGGATCTTGCGCATCTCCTCGCGGGTCTGCTCGGTGATGACGCGCGGGCCGCGGGTGTAGCCGCCGTACTCGGCGTTGTCCGACACCGACCAGTTCATCTTGGAGATGCCGCCCTCGTACATGAGGTCCACGATGAGCTTCAGCTCGTGCAGGCACTCGAAGTAGGCGATCTCCGGCTGGTACCCGGCCTCGACGAGGGTGGCGAAACCGGCCTTGATCAGCTCCTCGGTGCCGCCGCACAGCACGGCCTGCTCACCGAAGAGGTCGGTCTCGGTCTCCTCCTTGAAGGTGGTCTTCAGCGCGCCGGCGCGGGTACCGCCGATGCCCTTGGCCCACGAGAGGGCGAGGTCCCAGGCCTGGCCGCTGGCGTCCTTCTCCACCGCGACGAGGACCGGGACGCCGCGCCCCTCCTCGAACTGGCGGCGGACCAGGTGGCCGGGCCCCTTGGGGGCGACCATGGCGACGTCCACACCCTCCGGCGGCTGGATCAGGCCGTAGCGGATGCTGAAGCCGTGCCCGAAGAAGAGCGCGTCGCCCTTCTCCAGGTTGGGGGCGATCTCGTTGGCGTAGAGGTCGCGGTGGATGTGGTCCGGGACCAGGATCATGATGACGTTGGCCTCGCGCGCGGCCTCGGCCGGAGTGACGACGCGCAGGCCCTGCTCCTCGGCCTTGGCCCGGCTCTTGGACCCCTCGGGAAGGCCGATGCGGACGTCCGCGCCGGAGTCCCGCAGCGACAGGGCGTGCGCGTGCCCCTGGCTGCCGTAACCGATCACGGCGACCTTGCGCCCCTGGATGACGCTCAGATCGGCGCTGTCGTCGTAGTACATCTCTGCTGCCACTTCGGCGTGCTCCTTGTTTCGATGCTTTCTCGTCGGCCCGTGGCGGCCGACGTGAACGGTGATGGGGGTCACGGGGTGGTCGAGCGCGTCAGGCGCTGCGCTCCACCGGCCGCAGGGAGCGGTCGGTGATCGACCTCGGCCCGCGGCCCAGCGCGACCAGCCCGGACTTCACCAGTTCCTTGATGCCGAACGGCTCGAGATTGCGGATCAGCGCTTCGAGCTTTTCCGGCTTTCCGGTGGCCTCGATGACGACCACGTCCGGGCTCACATCGACGATGTTGGCGCGGAACAGTTCGGCCGTCTGGATGACCTGCGCACGGCTGGCGGCGTCGGCCTTGACCTTCGCCAGCAGGAGTTCCCTGCGCACCGAGGCGTCGTTGTCCATCTCGACGATCTTGATGACGTTGACCAGCTTGTTGAGCTGCTTGGTCACCTGCTCCAAGGGGTGGCGGTCGCAGTTGACCACGATCGTCATCCGGGACAGTCCCTCGTATTCAGTGGTACTGACGCTGAGGGAGTGGATGTTGAACCCGCGGCGGGAGAACAGCGCCGAGGCGCGGGTGAGAATGCCCGGCGTGTCTTCCACGAGGACGGAGAGCGTGTGCTGGCTCATGGGAGGTGTCCTTTGGCCCTTTCCTATTCCTCGTCGTCGTCCCAGTTCGGCGCGATGTCGCGCGCGTACTGGATCTGGTCGTTGCTGACACCCGGGCCGACCATCGGCCAGACCATCGCGTCGTGGTTGACGATGAAGTCGACGACCACCGGCGCGTCGTCGACGGCCATCGCCTTCTCGATGGTGGCGTCGATGTCCTCGGTGCGCTCGCAGCGGAGTCCGACACAACCGTACGCCTCGGCGAGCTTGACGAAGTCCGGAACCCGGACCTTCTCCCGCTCCTTGGGCGCGGTCTGCAGGTCGGTGTTGGAGTACCGGCCGTCGTAGAACAGGGTCTGCCACTGGCGGACCATGCCGAGGTTGCCGTTGTTGATGACCGCGACCTTGATCGGGATGCCCTCGATGGCGCAGGTCGCCAGCTCCTGGTTGGTCATCTGGAAGCAGCCGTCGCCGTCGATCGCCCACACGGTCTGGCC contains:
- the ilvN gene encoding acetolactate synthase small subunit; protein product: MSQHTLSVLVEDTPGILTRASALFSRRGFNIHSLSVSTTEYEGLSRMTIVVNCDRHPLEQVTKQLNKLVNVIKIVEMDNDASVRRELLLAKVKADAASRAQVIQTAELFRANIVDVSPDVVVIEATGKPEKLEALIRNLEPFGIKELVKSGLVALGRGPRSITDRSLRPVERSA
- the ilvC gene encoding ketol-acid reductoisomerase → MTPITVHVGRHGPTRKHRNKEHAEVAAEMYYDDSADLSVIQGRKVAVIGYGSQGHAHALSLRDSGADVRIGLPEGSKSRAKAEEQGLRVVTPAEAAREANVIMILVPDHIHRDLYANEIAPNLEKGDALFFGHGFSIRYGLIQPPEGVDVAMVAPKGPGHLVRRQFEEGRGVPVLVAVEKDASGQAWDLALSWAKGIGGTRAGALKTTFKEETETDLFGEQAVLCGGTEELIKAGFATLVEAGYQPEIAYFECLHELKLIVDLMYEGGISKMNWSVSDNAEYGGYTRGPRVITEQTREEMRKILREVQDGSYAKELMAEFDAGQPTFKKRREAEQNEQIEKVGAELRPLMSWLKG